The Hemicordylus capensis ecotype Gifberg chromosome 5, rHemCap1.1.pri, whole genome shotgun sequence nucleotide sequence TGCTGCTACTTAAAGCTTCAGTTAAAACCTATAGGATGTATTTAAAGTGAGCTGAATCCCGTTCTAATTGGTTTCAGTAACTAGTATTAGTTAAAGAGAATttgaggctatgcacacaagtAGCCCTACCCAGGCCCTACCTGGGATGGGCTGCTTGGATGATCCCGGCCCTGCCTCCCCCAAAAGCCCAgattttgtacccaggcttttatctgGGTTAAAGGGTACAAGTATGCCCTTCATGGTGGTATCACACATGTATCACGCtcattgtgcggtgcattgtgggagatctggaggctgggacagaTTGTACTTGCCTCCAGATATCTGCACATTCACAATTGTCTGGCGGGGCGGGTTCTCCCTGCCGCCTGCCCACACGATCATGCATATAGTCTTTATTTGTTCTTAAAGTTGGGGCATAATTTATTTGGTAGAAACGCTGTTTTGTTTGTAACATTTATATTGTACCTTTCTTCCCAgttggaactcaaggcagcatatgtGGGGCTCCCAGCCAAAGTAAAGCATGTTTAAAACTGCCTAATTATCTCTAGTGAAAATCTGCAAGTCTCCCAGCTAGACACTGGCCAGTcccaaacctgcttagcttcagtcaGATTGCTGCCACACAAGCCTCAAACCAGACCCTGGGATTAAattggctgcttccctgctgctgaaAGAGCATGTTTTTTGGTTGATACTTCCCTACTGCTCCAGAGGCACGACTATGCACATTAACTTAGAAAGCTTTAATAGGCCTGGGATGGATAGTCCTGCGTCTGCTCCAAAGACAGCTTTTTCGCCTCTCTCCCGAAAGGGCTTCTCTATTCTCCAGTTTTTCCTTCCTTTAGTGATCTTTCTTTCCTCTTCAGGACTTTAACTTTTCCCCCTGATTGTTTCTTCTGtttcaaaataataattaaaaaaaaacttctttctCAACCTTATCTGCTACTTTTATTCAAGATGCAGAGCAGTCCCAAGATCAGGAATGTCTTCCTCCCTAAGGGGAGACAGAAGGATTCAAGTTTTCCTCCTTGGTGGCCCTCCACCCATGTGCCACGAGGCTTCCTGCAGTAATACTCATTACTCGATTTGAAAAGGAATttcttctcagagaagcattaatccTTCAGTCAAGCTGTTTCAAGTTGTTTGAACTCTTGTTCTTATTCTGTAAATGTTTCTTGCTGCACCTCAACCTCTGAGATTCAGGATAGGGTCTGTTGTGCCTCCCACCATAAGGTTGCGAGTCCTGTCGAGCCCTGAGAGGTAGGACCACTGCCCCCTTACCCAGCAGTACTGGGACCCAGGCAAGTGGATCATCCTCAGGGAACACCATGGGAGTAGGAATCTCTGATTCTCATGATGACCACACCAGGCCTGCAAGGCTGATCATACAGTCCTTGGGCCTATCCACAGCATCCTTGTTGCCAGTTCCTCCAGGCCTGACCACATTATTGTCGAGCCTGGGTCGAGGGCCAGATAATGGGCACCCACAGGACTGTGATGAACCTCCCAGTACCACGAGGGCTGTGGCAGTGCACAGAAGGAAGGATGGGTGGGCCTGATCGCCTGAATCAGGCATTCCAGGAGACCAGAACCCCACAATTCCCGGGGACCAGAACCCTTATAACAACACTAGAATGGAGGGAGAATGGTCTGATGACCAGCTTACTGACTTTTTCTACATCTCAGAGATTGTTTATCCCAGATGATATTGCCCTTCTACTGAGTGAGGCAATTCACACCCTGATTTTTCAATTGGATACCCCTCAGGAGGAGCAACCCAATTCATAAGGGCTGTTTGTGTTTCCTAAGACTAAGACCATGGAAaagaatgcccctttccctgatTTTTTTCAGTGACACATTGAAACAGGAATGGGCATCACCTGCCGCCTCCAGGAAACCTAGTATGGTGGCCAGTTGGTTTTGCAGTTTCCCTGAGGAAAACCTGGAGTTCCTCAAAGTGCCTCCCACTGATGCTCCCATAGTGGCCCTCCTTTGGGGCATGGTACTCCCAAAAGATGCAGACACATCCCTCAGGGACCCTTCTGATTGGGGGGAAAAGAAATAGAGGCCTCTCTTAGAAGAACACACAGAGTCTCTTTACTGTCCATCCACTCATCTATGGCAGCATTGGTCATTTCCAGGGCTTCACTATTATGGGTGGATGATTTAATTCAAAACCCACCCAAGGATCCCATATGCTTAAAACAAATGTTATTAAAGATTCAAAAGGTAAAGGCCGTCTTGGCTGATGCCACTATGGATTCTGTCTGCTTTGCAGCCAGGTCCACCGCTTCTAATGTGGTGGTCTGGCGAACCCTATGGTTGAAACATTGGTATGTATTTGCTGCTTCTCGCTCCAGTCTGGCATCTGTCCCTTATGTAGGTTCCAAGCTGTTTGGCAATGAGGCATTAAAGGACTTACTCATTGAAATCAAGGATAAGAACCCTTCCTACAACACTTAGGGACTTCCATAGGCTGAATAAATGGCCTTTTCAATCCTTTCATCCCTTCAGGGCCCCATTCAGACAATGGGAAAGGAACAACAGGACACAATGGTCCTTCTGGAACAGGTTTAGATCCAAAAAGCAGCCCACCGGACAACAATGTCGGCCTTTCTCGGGACAGACTAAAACAGCTAGACAGCAGTCCTAAATCACTGCCACATTTGGTGGGAGATCGTTTAACACAATTCTTCATGCTTGGGAACTCTCCACCAGTGGTAGATGGGCAATTCAGACTGCTCAGCACGGTTACAGAATAGAGTACACCACTCTACCTCCAAACAGATTTGGGCCAAACCCACATTCGCACTCGCTTACCAAGCACTCTGGCCCTCTGCGAGCCATTCGCCATCTGGAAAACACAGGGGTGGTAGAGCCCATTCCCCTTCATCAGAGGAATTGATGGTCAAAGGGGTTTACACTATTCTGTTCACCATGCTAAAAAAGGACTCCCCATTCAGAGCAGTCTTGGATCTCAAGTTCCTCAACAAATTTGTTAAACACAAAAACTTCAAGAAAGAGACTCTGAAGTCAATTGCACAATTCCTCCATCACTTGGATCACCTTGCCTCCATAAACCTGACAGGCATATTTGTACATTCCAATTCTTCTAGAAATATGTGAGCAGGCATTACCAATATAAGACCTTGCTGTTCAGTCTGTCCTCAGCACCCAGGGTTTTCACAAAGCTCATAGCTTATAACACACCTCGGGCTTCAGGATCTTTTTCTGTCTTGGCAATCTGTTGCTCGGAGCACTAGATCTGCCCTCAGCCCTAGCAGACCTCTTTCATTCCAGGTCTTGTCCAATCCCAGGTTCCTAGTCAATCAGTCAAAAAGCCACCTCTCTCCCTCATAGAGTTTATATCATCTGGGGGTAATAATAGACACCACCCTGGATAGGTTAATCTTACCTCAGGAATGCATTTAAAAGATCCTGGTCACAATTTCATTGATTCCTCCAGGCAACTGGTCACCACTTCCAACTCTCACTCACCTATTGGGGCTAATGGTGGCACCCTGGATGTGGTAGCCTTGGACAGATTCCATTTTTGACCACTCCAGTGGTTCTTCCTCCCGCCAAAGTCCCAAATGACAGTCTTAGTGCCCCACGATATCCATCAGTCCCTAAATTGGTGCATGACTCTTTCCAAACTGTATTTCCCAAGGGAAACAATTTCTAGATCCACCCAGAGTAATCATAATGACTGATAGCGGCCtccagggatggggggggggtccattgtATCCAGCATTCGGCCCAGGGGAAGTGGTCCTCAGAGCAATGAGATCACAGCATCAATTGATTAGAGCTGAGGGCCATCTGTCTGGCACTGATAGCCTTTCAACACCTGTTGAGATGCAAACATCCTGTTGCACATGGACAACATCATGATGAAAGCCCATGTCAGTCACCGTGGAAGGACCAGGTTGCTCTCTACACCAAGAAACAACACTTTTCCTCCAGTGGGCTGAGATAAATTTTGCATCCCTGTGGGCacatcacataagaacagccctgttggatcaggcccaaggtccatctagtccagcatcctgcttaacatagtggcccaccagatgcccttaggatgcccacaggcaagagtagatgccccaggaagcccacaggcaagagctgagggcatacccacctctcctactgttactctcctgcatctagaggcatcttgcctctgaggctggaggtgacctgtagtcttcagattagtagccattaatagacctgtcctccatgaatttatctaattcaTGACTGCATtgaatggcagtggctcttcaaggtttcaggaaggagtctttcccagccctacctggagatgccagggattgaacctgggaccttctgcatgcaaagcagatgctctacatttATCCGAGCTTTGCGAGATACTGTGCCATCTTTGGATTCAGATCTTAGAATTTGCCATAGAGCTCTTCCCTTGGAGGATTCCCTACCAGGTGCCTTTGAATATGGGGCAAGGTAAAGCAGAAGGGGGTATCTGAATGTTTGTACAGTACCTGTTGTCTCCCAACTGCTTGTTCCTCCATGATTATCTTGAAACTCAGTGCTGTTCTGGCTGCAAGAGGCCCATATCTTTACCCGATGCTTAGAGTGAGTAATTACCGAAATGGCATCTGGTTAGCTCTGTGCCCATTTAATGTCTGTCTTGTAAACaagtaaacatttaaaaacttgcATGACCATTATCTTTTGTAGGCTGTTCATCAGTTGAACGAGCTGAGTTCCGATTTTCAGAGAGCAGTAACAAGTTGCTTGAAAGGCAGAAAGCACGACATCAGGCATGCCCTGATTGAAAGAACAAATGCCATCTGTTCTGCTCAGCTACTGGATTTTGACTGGCAGCTAAAGGTTAGACAAATATTTGCATTCTTAGCTGTATTAGAACATCTAGACAAATATTCAGGCTTCAGGAGGCTTGGGAATATATAGATATACATAGACTCCATACTGTGGGAACAAACAGAAGAGCTGTAGCGAAGTCCCATTGTCTCcccgcctcctctcccccaccccttcaccaTATTGCATGATTATCACGTTTGCTTTTTTTGTTGAGGTTGGTGATTGGACTAGGGCTAAGCACAGAGATAGTGGCCCAGGTCTTCACCTCTATGGTAAAAGTTCTAGACTAGCATGCTTCCATTTCTTTTATTGTTGTCCCCAACATCTTACTAGGTTGGGGCAGTGTATGACTGATGAGCAAAAAGTCTCAAGACTTTCCTCCAGACTGATGACAAAATATCAAGTAAATTCCGCCTATCTTAACTGCTGCTAtctactcctcccccccccccgcaagggtGAGGCCAGGAGTGGCCTTTTTGGAATCTAGTTAGACCTCAATGGCACATAGGAATTGGTATAGTATAGCATTTGAGGATGAGCTGTGAAGACTCCAGTTCAAATCCCACCTTAATGGTGAAGTCTCTAGGCAGCCCTAGCCAAACCGCACACTCAGTGTGCCATATAAATGCAAAGAAGTATTAACTGTTGTCAACCAACTCCAGGATGCTTTCCTCAGTGATCTGCTGGGGTTTTTTAGCTCTGAGTCCTATCTCTTGTGTGTCTCACACTTGGATCTAAAGCGTACATGGATTATGTAATTGCATACATTCCTTCTAGGTGAGAATACCCAAGTTCCTTGATTCACCCTGAATCTGGAGAAAGTGCTCTTGGACTAACTAATGAGATGAAAAGTGTTTTATaggcttttcaacaaagtttgtTCAGTTTGTTCACTGTGATGTCAAGGGACCCTCATGCCTGATCTAAATAAAATGGGTTGGTTTTTTTCCTACCACACAGCTCGCCCTCTCTAGTGATAAACTTTCTATGCTGCAAATTCCACTTCTAAACCTTGATCTGGATGTGACAGAGAATGGTGACATCAAGCTATTCTCCATAGAAATGAATAAGGAGGAGCTGCAGAATTTAATAAATGCATTGGAAATGGCTAACAAGGTGTgtaatttttttaacaaaatctGAAATAACCAAAATGGTTCTCCTGATGAATCTAGCAGTAACTCCTTCTATATAAAGAGTACTTCTAGTTATTCCTTTGTATTattgtgtaggggtgtgcacggaaccgccaaactgcggtccggcactggggtggggggtggctttaagagcggggggagggtttacttacccctcccgccgctttcccgctctggtggcGTAATTTcagtaataattggggcggcaggatacctccctgccgccccttctccgctgtcactatgaaaaactcccaggagtcctttgcgcatgcacacagcacgcgcttcacgtctctgtgacgtgcgtgcaaaggactcctgggagtttttcatagcgacagcggggaaggggcggcagggaatgctctgcacccggcccagctagtataactTAGATATGTTGGGAGGACTTATTGATGTTATCAGTGGGCTTGTTCAACTGTCTTGACTAAAATAGTTAACTCTTCTTGATTAAGTCTAGGGTATTATGCTGTTGGGTAAAATGACCTTTGAGATAACATCTGATTTTCAGTTGTTTGTTGCATTGTAGATACCTTTTCTTACAGGAAGTTTCCTTTCTTACGGGAAGTATGCAGGCGAAATTCTTGTAGGAGAAAGTTGGCAAATCCATCTCTTATGTGAATAACATTGGATTCTTAACATAGTTTAGATGAGGAGAAGACATAGAGACAAAATTGTATGGACTTGGATTTTTAATTGTATGGACATACAATAGAGCTTGAACTATTTTGGAATTCTTAAGGAGATCATCTAAGATATTGGGTAGCATACAGattccatttaaattaatgggacttaagctagtcatgactagcttatctgattgggcaggttcacatgccacatggaaccacagttaaaAAAATTTCTGCACAACATCTCCAAGCTTTGGAAGTGCACAGGCTCTTCTGTACGTGagttggaagaattctacttctgactgTGGTTAGAAATAAGAGTTTGGCTTGTTGCAAACCACAGTCGGAAGCAGAATTCTTCTGACTTGTGTGTGCAGCGGAGGAAGATGCTCACTCGTGTGCTCCTGAGGCTGGAGACATTGTGCAGAATCAAGATTTAAGTGGTTCCATGTAACGTCTGAACTAAGTCTTTGATTTGAATGGTGTTCAGACCTGACTTACTAGTTTGGATACTGCCCACTGTCTGAACTTTAAAACTTGCAAAATTTGTTCTGCTCTGTCATTTAGACttactgctttattttattttgcaggtTGTCTTGCAACTGAAATGATCTCAACTttctgtgatgcctgaaaaaatAAATATGTACAGTATTTTACGAAATCTGCTATGAAGTCGGTGCACAGGAATGGGAGACAAAGAACTTTATTATCAACTTACTGATAGTCAATCTCTTGATCTTTGCTAGATCAAAACAAATGGCAGAAAACATTGAGGCTAATTTGTGGAAATGCCGAAAGGCACATAGCTttgacaggcagcagcagcatttatgAGAAGTCCTTAGTACTTTGTCAAAGTTCATTGGAGACCCTGAAGATAGTCTGAACTTTGTTTAGCAAAGCAGTCAACAATTGCTTCTAGTAACTTAATGTGAGCATTCCTTTTCTACTTTCTTGGGATTCATCTGATTACTGCAGATAAATACTTTAAAACTGTTTCATGTAAAAacatattttgtgtttttttttttttacatattgGTTCAAGTTTGAGAACTGCATAAGAAAAGTGTGGTGTTGTCCACATTGGCCTCCTATCTAACATGTAACAGAATGTACCTACAGTTTAGTCTGTCTGATTGAATATGGCAGTCTTGAGGGTGCTCATAGAACCAAATGTCCTTACTGCTACAAGAGTATACCTGTATATATatggagaaaaatatttgggAGAACCAATAAACTATGGTTGGAAGATGACCAGGTTAAATGCTTACTGAACTTGATAAAAGTCCATGGCTGTAAATTCAGGCTAATGCATCTTAACACAACAAAAATTATGGGACCTAAGCCTACCTGGCAAGGCCtcctttttggactacaatccaGCAATATTTGAACAAGAGAATTGCTTGTAGAATAGAGAATCTTAACTCTACATATGTTCATCATGAAACTGATAACTTTCTGTTGTTTTTGTAATTTAAGTATGTCTATGTAACTAAGTATGGAAGGAAAATTTTCAAAGCACTTGACCATCCTTTATATTGTGATGCTATTGATCTGGTGTTCTATTTTTTGGTTATCATAACTGGCATGCTGAGAAAGTTGGGGAAGGGTGGTGAGGTGAAATGTTGCAATTTTTAGCATCAGAAACTATTTCTCCTTCAAGATCTGGTGAAAAGACTAGACATAGGTAGCTGAAAACAAGGGTGGAACACCGAAATGCTGGCAGCTTGATAATGCTGCCGATAACTTCGTATACTCAAGAGAtgtaggaagggggttgaaagaAATAATTAAGAATTGGAACCATGGGTGAAAGGGAAAAAAACTTGTAAACAATGTTGAATAATTTCAGTGAAGGGCAAGAACCTTATTCTGTTACAGATTAAACTCCTGGTAAATCAGGCAATATCAATTCACCTGGTTGCAACCAGGTATGGAATCCTTTGGAAGAGATTTATTTCTTTAGCCCTTGATGTGCTGCAGATGCCTGGGTAGGTTGATAAAACAAATTTGGTGGATGCCTTTTTTGCAAGCTCATGGGTACTAAAAGGTTTAGTTCTCAGTTCTGCCTGCAAAGCCAGCACAACGTCATAACTTCTGATGTTGTACTCATGCACTTCCAGTGTAAGCCCTGAAATGCTTTGTGCAGCAGGACTTTGGATTAGCCCACAAAAGCACCTGGATAACATAATGCCACACATTTAGTAAGTTGTTTTTATTAACATACTCTTTTTGTTGAGGATGGGAGAAAGGAGTTACAAATTTGGCAGTATTCATTGTATGCATTTACATTGCTGAAAAATAATACACAAGATTTCCTACATAAAATACTAACAAtgtaatcttggagaagacaaTTGCATTCACATGTGTTGCTACAGTTTAAAACATCAATACTTCAAGAAGTACACTAGTGTTCTAGTGCTTAAAGTATCTATATGGTGAGTGATAAAAGTGATCAGAGAGAAGAGATGTAGCGATATTCTTTTCCATTTGCATTTTTGTGCTGGTGGTGTTAGTGTTCTTAGTTATTGTAGACCAAATACTCAGCCTGCATTGCAAACAAATTCTTTTAGAAACAAAGGGACAATCTAtacaatgcacacacacacagagccatgtaACAAATGGTTTTGAAATGTCTCTGTTCATATAAAATTTATAAAGATGTCTTCGATGTGTACAAAGTAAGTCTGTACAATGACACGCTTTCAAAAATGTTTATTTTGGTTGCTAGGAATATACTGGCTAGCAATTTACATTTTATTACACTTTTTATAAGCTATGAAAAATGGTTTGCTACTTTTCTTCTTGGTTTTTACCTGCCATTTAGTGCAGCATTTAACAGGAACATCTAGAAAACAAATACTGAGCATGGAAAACAGAGGACAAGTAGCTACTCTGATGTAGTAATAGTGAATGTTTTTTCTTAATATGTTTCCAGAGTTGATGGCATTGTTTCCTAAAATACATTAATGACTAACATCAAGAAACAAAGATCAAAACATGGGGGAGTGAGACAAATCTGGGACTTCAAGCAAGATGAAACTTATAACAAGATGGATTTGaaacttttttattattatttaaaaggaaTATCCTGCCGTACTATGTGCCTCAAAAAGGGTTAGTCCATTAGGTGGGGTGCATAAAGGCCCAGAATAAATGAATGCTCTAGGGGATGATCGTTTATATGTTAGAAGGATGTGGGGCTAGTTCAGATGCCACATGGAACCATAGCTAAATCTTGGTTCTGTCTGATATGTCTGTGCCctgggagtgtgtgctccctGCCTCTGTGTGACCAAAGAAGATTTCTACTTCCAGTTGTGGTTAGAAAAAACCTATATTGGCTAAGAAATCCCCTTCAAGCCTTGAATTTGGATCTTGCTTTTTTTTCAATCaatttggttagaataaaccaagagtGGCTGAGTTCAGGCATCACAACCtatctctgattttttttaactccAGTTAGCAGTAAAAATTATTCCAATGTCCATGTGGATGGGGGAGACTGAACTCCCATGGCTAAGAAATGTTGCACAGAACCAAGATTTGATATTTGAACCAGCTCCCTatcattttaaaagatctgcTCTGCACATGGGAGAGTTGATGCAGTAGGAGGACTGATATTGGCAAGATCTAGGTACACATCCTGCTTGGCCATAGGTTGGCTTCTAGGCTTGTTGGGAACATGTCAGGGGGAATCCTAAGTGTGCCCTGAGGAAGGACATGGTACAAATGAAATAGGTGTATGCAGATTCATTTTAAATGAAGATATAATTTTGGATTGGTTTTAAAGTAATGGTTAACTACCACTATGACCTAATGAGGGCACAAGGACCACATAAAATGACTTCAGAGGCAATTTCTCATCTGTGGGCTGGCCAACACCAAAAGCTCTCAGTAATGCTGTGGATTAAAATGAAGAATGAAAATGATACTCATCAGATACAATGAGGAAGTAATGTGAAGGAAGCACCTCAAATCCTAATACCCTTTAGAGGACAAAACATAACGTATA carries:
- the COMMD8 gene encoding COMM domain-containing protein 8; translated protein: MKLLEKLPADGTLKFLHKVIDGMCGRAYPRYQDYNTVWNLSEWMEILEQTETYFKTTIGKELSDEEAVHQLNELSSDFQRAVTSCLKGRKHDIRHALIERTNAICSAQLLDFDWQLKLALSSDKLSMLQIPLLNLDLDVTENGDIKLFSIEMNKEELQNLINALEMANKVVLQLK